In Shinella sp. XGS7, a single genomic region encodes these proteins:
- a CDS encoding acyltransferase → MSKILQRVERLKSLISAQAPLDLEAWVRSVLVHYFFHVSDRGRIELSDEGPRVLNLLSPTVFKGAGRFRFSNHAVFGVPRSPGAYACSYIESRTPESLIEIGRGTVFNNRATLISEGAAIRFGQDCLIGPELLVLDSNSHELAPARRREPDRQPREVRVGNNVFIGARVTLLKGVEIGDGCIVSAGAVVTPGFKAPPLSIVAGNPARVIGSVPQDETPPAPAV, encoded by the coding sequence ATGAGCAAGATCCTGCAGCGCGTGGAGCGCCTCAAGTCCCTGATCTCGGCCCAGGCGCCGCTGGATCTGGAGGCCTGGGTGCGCTCTGTGCTGGTGCACTATTTCTTCCATGTCTCGGACCGGGGGCGCATCGAGCTCAGCGACGAGGGCCCGCGGGTGCTGAATCTGCTGAGCCCCACGGTCTTCAAGGGAGCAGGGCGCTTTCGCTTCAGCAACCACGCGGTGTTTGGCGTGCCGCGCTCGCCCGGGGCCTATGCCTGCAGCTATATCGAGTCACGCACGCCCGAGTCCCTGATCGAGATCGGCCGCGGCACGGTGTTCAACAACCGCGCCACCCTGATCTCGGAGGGCGCAGCCATACGCTTCGGTCAGGACTGCCTGATCGGGCCCGAGCTCCTGGTGCTGGACAGCAATTCCCATGAGCTGGCGCCCGCGCGCCGGCGCGAGCCCGATCGCCAGCCCCGCGAGGTGCGGGTGGGCAATAACGTGTTCATCGGCGCCCGGGTCACCCTGCTCAAGGGCGTGGAGATTGGCGATGGCTGCATCGTCTCCGCGGGCGCCGTGGTCACGCCGGGTTTCAAGGCGCCGCCGCTGAGCATCGTGGCGGGCAATCCGGCACGCGTGATCGGCAGCGTGCCCCAGGACGAGACGCCGCCGGCCCCTGCCGTCTGA
- the meaB gene encoding methylmalonyl Co-A mutase-associated GTPase MeaB: MSAAALITGQPGPAQRRAMAKAITLLESTRADHRARADFLLTELLPHTGRSLRLGISGVPGVGKSTFIEALGLFLIGRGHRVAVLAVDPSSSVSGGSILGDKTRMERLSMDERAYIRPSPSSGTLGGVAEKTREALLVCEAAGYDIVIIETVGVGQSEIAVAGMTDMYCLLQLPNAGDDLQAIKKGVMELADLVLINKADLDRAAATRAQAQIASSLRLYGLHGHPEHAHHDQTIWHPQVMPLSALKADGIEAFWGQVERFRDIQQANGRLAAKRQQQAQAWMWERIHAGLREQFSQAPAVRAILAETTAQVLNGSLAASTAARRLLNRFSGDEHHA; encoded by the coding sequence GTGAGCGCGGCCGCCCTGATCACCGGCCAGCCCGGCCCGGCCCAGCGCCGCGCCATGGCCAAGGCCATCACCCTGCTGGAATCCACCCGCGCCGACCACCGCGCCCGGGCCGATTTCCTGCTCACCGAGCTGCTGCCGCACACCGGCCGGTCCCTGCGCCTGGGCATCTCCGGCGTGCCGGGCGTGGGCAAGAGCACCTTCATCGAGGCCCTGGGCCTGTTCCTGATCGGGCGCGGCCACCGGGTGGCGGTGCTGGCGGTGGACCCCAGCAGCAGCGTCTCGGGCGGCTCCATCCTGGGCGACAAGACCCGCATGGAGCGGCTCTCCATGGACGAGCGCGCCTACATCCGCCCCAGCCCCAGCAGCGGCACCCTGGGCGGCGTGGCCGAGAAGACCCGCGAGGCCCTGCTGGTCTGCGAGGCAGCGGGCTATGACATCGTCATCATCGAGACCGTGGGCGTAGGCCAGAGCGAGATTGCGGTGGCTGGCATGACGGATATGTACTGCCTCTTGCAGCTGCCCAATGCCGGCGACGATCTGCAGGCCATCAAGAAGGGCGTGATGGAGCTGGCCGATCTGGTGCTGATCAACAAGGCCGATCTGGACCGCGCCGCCGCCACCCGGGCCCAGGCCCAGATCGCCTCCTCGTTGCGGCTCTACGGCCTGCACGGCCACCCCGAGCATGCCCACCACGACCAGACGATCTGGCACCCGCAGGTGATGCCGCTCTCGGCCCTGAAGGCCGATGGCATCGAAGCCTTCTGGGGCCAGGTCGAGCGCTTTCGCGACATTCAGCAGGCCAATGGCCGCTTGGCCGCCAAGCGCCAGCAGCAGGCTCAGGCCTGGATGTGGGAGCGCATCCATGCCGGCCTGCGCGAACAGTTTTCACAGGCGCCCGCCGTGCGCGCCATCCTGGCCGAGACCACGGCCCAGGTCCTGAACGGCAGTCTGGCGGCCTCGACGGCCGCCCGACGACTCTTGAACCGATTCTCCGGAGACGAGCACCATGCATGA
- the scpA gene encoding methylmalonyl-CoA mutase, with protein MSESHKPSPSSEFAAATLEQWHKAAAKSAPGGDVAALNWVTPEGLIVKPLYTAADTADLPHADTLPGFAPFVRGPRATMYAGRPWTIRQYAGFSTAEASNAFYRKALAAGQQGVSVAFDLATHRGYDSDHPRVVGDVGKAGVAIDSVEDMKILFSSIPLEKISVSMTMNGAVIPILASFIVAGEEQGVPRAALSGTIQNDILKEFMVRNTYIYPPEPSMRIVADIIDYTARDMPKFNSISISGYHMQEAGATLVQELAFTIADGREYVRAAIAKGLNVDDFAGRLSFFFAIGMNFFMEAAKLRAARLLWDRVMDEFQPKKASSRMLRTHCQTSGVSLQEQDPYNNIVRTAFEAMSAVLGGTQSLHTNSFDEAIALPTEFSARIARNTQLILQHETGVTKVVDPLAGSYYVESLTHELAEKAWALIEEVEAMGGMTKAVDSGWAKLKIEASAAEKQARIDSGKDVIVGVNKYKLAKEDPIDILDVDNVKVRESQIERLKSIKAKRDNAAVQAALQALTAAAQSGQGNLLDLSIQAVRLRATVGEISDALEAVYGRHRADTQKVTGVYAAAYDSAEGWAKLQGEIQAFAEEQGRRPRVMIAKLGQDGHDRGAKVVATAYADLGFDVDMGPLFQTPEECARQAIENDVHAVGVSTLAAGHKTLVPAIIAELRKQGADDIIVFVGGVIPQQDYDFLFDAGVKGIYGPGTPIPASAKDVLEQIRKAAVAA; from the coding sequence ATGTCCGAGTCGCACAAGCCCAGCCCTTCGTCCGAATTTGCCGCCGCCACCCTGGAGCAGTGGCACAAGGCCGCCGCCAAGTCGGCGCCCGGAGGGGATGTCGCGGCCCTGAACTGGGTGACGCCGGAAGGCCTGATCGTCAAGCCGCTCTACACCGCGGCCGACACCGCCGATCTGCCCCATGCGGACACCCTGCCGGGCTTCGCACCCTTCGTGCGCGGCCCGCGCGCCACCATGTATGCCGGCCGCCCGTGGACGATCCGGCAATATGCCGGTTTCTCGACGGCCGAGGCTTCCAATGCCTTCTACCGCAAGGCGCTCGCCGCCGGCCAGCAGGGCGTGTCCGTCGCCTTCGACCTTGCCACCCATCGCGGCTATGACAGCGACCATCCGCGTGTCGTCGGCGATGTCGGCAAGGCTGGCGTCGCCATCGACAGCGTCGAGGACATGAAGATCCTGTTTTCCAGCATTCCGCTGGAAAAGATCTCCGTCTCCATGACCATGAACGGCGCCGTCATCCCGATCCTCGCCAGCTTCATCGTCGCCGGCGAGGAACAGGGCGTGCCGCGCGCGGCCCTATCGGGGACCATCCAGAACGACATCCTCAAGGAGTTCATGGTCCGCAACACCTATATCTACCCGCCCGAACCCTCGATGCGCATCGTCGCCGACATCATCGACTACACGGCGCGGGACATGCCGAAGTTCAACTCCATCTCGATCTCCGGCTACCATATGCAGGAGGCGGGCGCGACGCTGGTGCAGGAGTTGGCCTTCACCATCGCCGACGGGCGCGAATATGTCCGCGCCGCGATCGCCAAGGGGCTGAATGTCGACGACTTCGCCGGCCGTCTCTCCTTCTTCTTCGCCATCGGCATGAACTTCTTCATGGAGGCGGCCAAGCTGCGCGCCGCACGCCTGCTCTGGGACCGCGTCATGGACGAGTTCCAGCCGAAGAAGGCGTCCTCGCGCATGCTGCGCACGCATTGCCAGACATCGGGCGTCTCCCTTCAGGAACAGGACCCCTACAACAATATCGTGCGCACCGCCTTCGAGGCCATGTCCGCCGTGCTCGGCGGCACGCAGTCGCTGCACACCAACTCCTTCGACGAGGCCATCGCGCTGCCGACGGAGTTTTCCGCCCGCATCGCCCGCAACACCCAGCTCATCCTCCAGCACGAGACGGGCGTGACCAAGGTGGTCGATCCACTCGCCGGCTCCTACTATGTCGAAAGCCTGACCCATGAGCTGGCCGAAAAGGCCTGGGCGCTCATCGAAGAGGTCGAGGCCATGGGCGGCATGACCAAGGCCGTGGACAGCGGCTGGGCCAAGCTCAAGATCGAGGCCAGCGCGGCCGAGAAACAGGCGCGCATCGATTCGGGCAAGGACGTGATCGTGGGCGTCAACAAGTACAAGCTCGCCAAGGAAGACCCCATCGACATTCTGGACGTGGACAACGTCAAGGTGCGCGAGAGCCAGATCGAGCGGCTCAAGAGCATCAAGGCCAAACGCGACAACGCTGCGGTGCAGGCCGCGCTGCAGGCGCTGACGGCCGCGGCCCAGAGCGGCCAGGGCAATCTGCTCGACCTGAGCATCCAGGCCGTGCGCCTGCGCGCCACGGTGGGCGAGATTTCCGACGCGCTGGAAGCCGTCTATGGCCGCCATCGTGCCGACACGCAAAAGGTCACCGGCGTGTACGCCGCGGCCTACGACTCCGCCGAGGGCTGGGCCAAGCTGCAGGGCGAGATCCAGGCCTTTGCCGAGGAACAGGGCCGCCGTCCGCGGGTGATGATCGCCAAGCTGGGACAGGATGGGCACGACCGCGGCGCCAAGGTGGTGGCCACCGCCTATGCCGATCTGGGCTTCGATGTGGACATGGGGCCGCTGTTCCAGACCCCCGAGGAATGTGCCCGCCAGGCCATCGAGAACGATGTGCACGCGGTGGGGGTCTCGACGCTCGCAGCCGGCCACAAGACCCTGGTGCCGGCCATCATTGCCGAGCTCCGCAAGCAGGGGGCGGACGACATCATCGTCTTCGTGGGCGGCGTGATCCCGCAGCAGGACTACGACTTCCTGTTTGATGCCGGCGTCAAGGGCATCTACGGCCCCGGCACCCCCATCCCGGCCAGCGCCAAGGATGTGCTGGAGCAGATCCGCAAGGCGGCGGTGGCGGCCTGA
- a CDS encoding GDP-L-fucose synthase: MSASALPPRPRVWLTGGQGMVARNIAEHAAAANWELMAPARAELDLERAEAVQAFVRETRPDVVIHAAGRVGGIQANIAHPVDFLVRNVDIGRNVIMAAHAAGVPRLINLASSCMYPRQGQNPLREELVLAGELEPTNEGYAIAKIYATRLCQYLRRQEPALQYKTLIPCNLYGRFDKFDPAHSHLIPAVIRKIHEAKQAGAATVEIWGDGLARREFMDAADLADAVVRHVAQGESAPELMNIGLGFDYTINEYYAAVARVVGWQGEFVHDLTKPVGMRQKLVDVSRQTAWGWAPQISLEQGIARCYDYFLDKVA, translated from the coding sequence ATGAGCGCCAGCGCCTTGCCGCCGCGTCCGCGCGTCTGGCTCACCGGCGGCCAGGGCATGGTGGCGCGCAATATCGCCGAGCATGCGGCCGCCGCCAACTGGGAGCTGATGGCGCCCGCGCGCGCCGAGCTGGACCTGGAGCGGGCCGAGGCCGTGCAGGCCTTTGTGCGCGAGACCCGGCCCGATGTGGTGATCCACGCCGCCGGGCGGGTGGGCGGCATCCAGGCCAATATCGCCCACCCGGTGGACTTTCTGGTGCGCAATGTGGACATCGGCCGCAACGTCATCATGGCCGCCCATGCGGCCGGCGTGCCGCGCCTGATCAATCTGGCGAGTTCCTGCATGTACCCGCGCCAGGGCCAGAACCCCCTGCGCGAGGAGCTGGTGCTGGCCGGCGAGCTGGAGCCCACCAACGAGGGCTATGCGATTGCCAAGATCTACGCCACCCGGCTGTGCCAGTACCTGCGCCGCCAGGAGCCTGCCCTGCAGTACAAGACCCTGATTCCCTGCAATCTCTACGGCCGCTTCGACAAGTTCGACCCCGCGCATTCGCACCTGATCCCGGCCGTGATCCGCAAGATCCACGAGGCCAAGCAGGCCGGGGCGGCCACGGTGGAGATCTGGGGCGACGGCCTGGCCCGGCGCGAGTTCATGGACGCGGCCGATCTGGCCGATGCCGTGGTGCGCCATGTGGCCCAGGGCGAGAGCGCCCCGGAGCTGATGAATATCGGTCTGGGCTTCGACTACACGATCAATGAGTACTACGCCGCCGTGGCGCGCGTGGTGGGCTGGCAGGGCGAGTTCGTGCACGACCTGACGAAGCCCGTGGGCATGCGCCAGAAGCTGGTGGACGTGAGCCGTCAGACGGCCTGGGGCTGGGCGCCGCAGATCAGCCTGGAGCAGGGCATTGCCCGCTGCTACGACTATTTTCTCGACAAGGTGGCTTGA
- a CDS encoding GntR family transcriptional regulator, which produces MTAAATQLAPRALYQEVAERLRQQIFGRELEPGSWIDELKLCQEMGISRTPLREALKVLAVEGLVTMKVRRGAYVTEMSERDVREAYQLLALLESDAAARVAESASEAELAELQALHEQLEREVGQRDAFFASNERFHLRLLEIEANRWRQQIVTDLRRVMKLNRHHSLFKQGRLAESLAEHRALMQALGQRDGATAARLMRAHFENGLNAAAAPV; this is translated from the coding sequence ATGACCGCTGCCGCCACCCAGCTCGCCCCCCGCGCCCTCTATCAGGAGGTGGCGGAGCGCTTGCGTCAGCAGATCTTCGGCCGCGAGCTGGAGCCCGGCAGCTGGATCGACGAGCTCAAGCTCTGCCAGGAGATGGGCATCAGCCGCACCCCGCTGCGCGAGGCGCTCAAGGTGCTGGCGGTGGAAGGTCTGGTGACCATGAAGGTGCGCCGCGGCGCCTACGTCACCGAGATGAGCGAGCGCGATGTGCGCGAGGCCTACCAGCTGCTGGCCCTGCTGGAAAGCGACGCCGCCGCCCGCGTGGCCGAGAGCGCCAGCGAGGCCGAGCTGGCCGAGCTGCAGGCCCTGCACGAACAGCTGGAGCGCGAGGTGGGGCAGCGCGATGCCTTCTTTGCCAGCAACGAGCGCTTCCATCTGCGCCTGCTGGAGATCGAGGCCAACCGCTGGCGCCAGCAGATCGTCACCGATCTGCGTCGGGTGATGAAGCTCAACCGCCATCACTCCCTGTTCAAGCAGGGGCGCCTGGCGGAGTCTCTGGCCGAGCACCGCGCCCTCATGCAGGCCCTGGGCCAGCGCGACGGCGCCACGGCCGCGCGCCTGATGCGCGCACATTTCGAGAACGGGCTGAACGCGGCGGCCGCCCCGGTCTGA
- a CDS encoding acyltransferase: MNDTPPRIHPLSDVQSTQIGPGTTVWQFCVVLAGARIGRDCNINAQCLIESDVELGDRVTVKSGVQLWDGLSVEDDVFIGPNVAFTNDKYPRSKQYPEAFQRTRIGRGASIGANATILGGVQIGAGAMIGAGSVVTRDVPAGELWLGNPARPRGPAPRA; encoded by the coding sequence ATGAACGACACCCCGCCGCGCATTCATCCCCTGTCCGATGTGCAGAGCACCCAGATCGGCCCGGGCACCACGGTCTGGCAGTTCTGCGTGGTGCTGGCCGGCGCGCGCATCGGCCGCGACTGCAATATCAATGCACAGTGCCTGATCGAGAGCGATGTGGAGCTGGGCGACCGGGTCACGGTCAAGAGCGGGGTGCAGCTCTGGGACGGGCTGAGCGTGGAGGACGATGTGTTCATCGGACCCAACGTCGCGTTCACGAACGACAAGTACCCGCGCTCCAAGCAATACCCGGAGGCCTTCCAACGCACCCGCATCGGCCGGGGCGCTTCCATCGGCGCCAATGCCACCATCCTGGGCGGCGTGCAGATCGGCGCCGGCGCCATGATTGGCGCGGGCAGCGTGGTCACCCGCGATGTGCCCGCGGGCGAGCTCTGGCTGGGCAACCCGGCCCGGCCGCGCGGACCGGCACCGCGCGCCTGA
- the gmd gene encoding GDP-mannose 4,6-dehydratase — protein MSQSNPKVALITGVTGQDGSYLAEFLLEKGYVVHGIKRRASSFNTERIDHIFQDPHVESPRFHLHYGDLSDTSNLIRIVQEVRPDEIYNLGAQSHVAVSFESPEYTADVDGIGTLRLLEAIRILGLEKKTRFYQASTSELYGLVQEVPQRETTPFYPRSPYAVAKMYAYWITVNYREAYGIYACNGILFNHESPRRGETFVTRKITRGLCNIAQGLEDCLYVGNMDALRDWGHARDYVRMQWMMLQQDKPEDFVIATGVQHSVRDFVRMSAAELGLGLRFEGQGVNEIAVVESIADVEKAPALQVGDVILRVDPRYFRPTEVETLLGDPGKAKQKLGWVPEISLAQMTAEMVAADLDQARQHALLKRHGYQPTVSHE, from the coding sequence ATGAGCCAAAGCAATCCCAAGGTGGCCCTGATCACCGGCGTGACCGGCCAGGACGGTTCCTATCTGGCCGAGTTCCTGCTGGAGAAGGGCTATGTGGTGCACGGCATCAAGCGCCGCGCCTCCTCCTTCAACACCGAGCGCATCGACCACATCTTCCAGGACCCGCATGTGGAGTCGCCGCGCTTTCATCTGCACTATGGTGATCTGAGTGACACCAGCAATCTGATCCGCATCGTGCAGGAGGTGCGGCCGGACGAGATCTACAACCTGGGCGCGCAAAGCCATGTGGCGGTGAGCTTCGAGTCGCCCGAGTACACGGCCGATGTCGACGGCATCGGCACCCTGCGCCTGCTGGAGGCCATACGCATCCTGGGGCTGGAGAAGAAGACCCGCTTCTACCAGGCCAGCACCAGCGAGCTCTATGGCCTGGTGCAGGAGGTGCCGCAGCGCGAGACCACGCCCTTCTACCCGCGCAGCCCCTATGCCGTGGCCAAGATGTACGCCTACTGGATCACGGTGAACTACCGCGAGGCCTATGGCATCTATGCCTGCAACGGCATCCTCTTCAACCACGAGAGCCCGCGTCGCGGCGAGACCTTCGTCACCCGCAAGATCACCCGGGGCCTGTGCAATATCGCCCAGGGTCTGGAGGACTGCCTCTATGTGGGCAATATGGACGCGCTGCGCGACTGGGGCCATGCCCGCGACTATGTGCGCATGCAGTGGATGATGCTGCAGCAGGACAAGCCCGAGGACTTCGTGATCGCCACCGGCGTGCAGCACAGCGTGCGCGATTTCGTGCGCATGAGCGCGGCCGAGCTGGGCCTGGGCCTGCGCTTCGAGGGTCAGGGCGTGAACGAGATCGCCGTGGTCGAGAGCATTGCCGACGTCGAGAAGGCCCCCGCCCTCCAGGTGGGCGACGTGATCCTGCGCGTGGACCCGCGCTACTTCCGCCCCACCGAGGTGGAAACCCTGCTGGGCGACCCCGGCAAGGCCAAGCAGAAGCTGGGCTGGGTACCCGAGATCAGCCTGGCGCAGATGACGGCCGAGATGGTGGCCGCCGATCTGGACCAGGCCCGCCAGCACGCCCTGCTCAAGCGCCATGGCTACCAGCCCACGGTGAGCCACGAATGA
- a CDS encoding alpha-1,2-fucosyltransferase, producing the protein MSKKKFISMMGMPVTEQLGSQMWHFAALSYIAHRTDHRVVFFQEHAQTGRGLRLHQNFDNLPFELISIADLGEGDQVYSIFPLNKQVAVESAVYQLNPGMNYDFQGLFSSYKYWWPWREQVRAMYQFRAPVLEQARAVVERARKPGRALVSLHVRRTDYLNGFFVNVNMDYFKAAFAQFEGQAVSYLVFSDDLPWCKEAFADLPHVEFAEGNEAIVDMCAMSLCDHNITANSSFSFWGAFLNANPGKRMVAPARTLKSDLMIPHLNYCWLPDDFILVDAGNV; encoded by the coding sequence GTGAGCAAGAAGAAATTCATCAGCATGATGGGCATGCCGGTCACCGAGCAGCTGGGCTCCCAGATGTGGCACTTCGCCGCGCTGAGCTATATCGCCCACCGCACTGATCACCGCGTGGTCTTCTTCCAGGAGCATGCCCAGACCGGCCGCGGCCTGCGCCTGCATCAGAACTTCGACAACTTGCCCTTCGAGCTGATCTCCATCGCCGATCTGGGCGAGGGCGATCAGGTCTACAGCATCTTCCCGTTGAACAAGCAGGTGGCCGTCGAGTCCGCCGTCTACCAGCTCAACCCCGGGATGAATTACGACTTCCAGGGCCTGTTCTCCAGCTACAAATACTGGTGGCCCTGGCGCGAGCAGGTGCGCGCCATGTACCAGTTCCGTGCGCCGGTGCTGGAGCAGGCGCGCGCCGTGGTGGAGCGGGCGCGCAAGCCCGGCCGGGCCCTGGTGTCCCTGCATGTGCGGCGGACGGACTACCTCAACGGCTTCTTCGTGAACGTGAATATGGACTATTTCAAGGCCGCCTTCGCGCAGTTCGAGGGGCAGGCGGTGAGCTATCTGGTGTTCTCGGACGATCTGCCCTGGTGCAAGGAGGCCTTTGCCGATCTGCCGCATGTGGAGTTTGCCGAGGGCAATGAGGCCATCGTCGATATGTGCGCCATGTCCCTGTGCGACCACAACATTACGGCCAATTCCTCCTTCAGCTTCTGGGGTGCCTTCCTCAACGCCAACCCGGGCAAGCGCATGGTGGCACCGGCTCGCACCCTGAAGTCCGATCTGATGATTCCTCACCTGAACTACTGCTGGCTGCCGGATGACTTCATCCTGGTGGACGCGGGCAATGTCTGA
- a CDS encoding glycosyltransferase family A protein, giving the protein MTSQQATVATLIPAYKTKYIGELLVGLALQTRRSDRIIISDDSPDGEFGRLLDLPALAGLRAGLPIEIHPGPRNGAYENFKHLIKLWGDSSDFVHLLLDDDLIYPEFYEQHLGGHRQGRFSCSISARWTAAENGQPIRGMPVPLAVKADPARLLALDAGVMFTTTVPECKNWFGEFSNCILTRETAPLLLKPEFEGVSYAGLWDLGAFLAASLVAPVLYIQERLGAFRTGGEGHSAQLMGKHMKAAHLGYSALALGGKRLGQLSAEQARQCYAGIAPALVQRYGEQADMQVFAQLLFRMAAGEDAAEAEFLDQWHGFLASHQL; this is encoded by the coding sequence ATGACCTCCCAACAAGCCACCGTGGCCACCCTGATCCCGGCGTACAAGACCAAGTACATCGGCGAGTTGCTGGTGGGCCTGGCCCTGCAGACCCGCCGCAGCGACCGCATCATCATCTCGGACGACAGCCCGGACGGCGAGTTCGGCCGCCTGCTGGACTTGCCCGCCCTGGCAGGTCTGCGCGCCGGCCTGCCCATCGAGATCCATCCGGGGCCGCGCAACGGCGCTTACGAGAACTTCAAGCATCTGATCAAGCTCTGGGGCGACAGCTCGGACTTCGTCCACCTGCTGCTGGACGATGACCTGATCTACCCCGAGTTCTATGAACAGCATCTGGGCGGCCACCGCCAGGGGCGTTTTTCCTGCAGCATCAGCGCCCGCTGGACCGCAGCCGAGAACGGTCAGCCCATACGGGGCATGCCGGTGCCGCTGGCCGTGAAAGCCGATCCGGCGCGCCTGCTGGCCCTGGATGCCGGCGTGATGTTCACGACCACCGTGCCGGAGTGCAAGAACTGGTTCGGCGAATTTTCCAACTGCATCCTGACCCGTGAAACGGCGCCTCTGCTGCTCAAGCCCGAGTTCGAGGGCGTGTCCTACGCCGGGCTCTGGGACCTGGGCGCCTTCCTGGCCGCCAGCCTGGTGGCGCCGGTGCTCTATATCCAGGAGCGCCTGGGGGCCTTCCGCACCGGCGGCGAGGGCCACTCGGCCCAGCTGATGGGCAAGCACATGAAGGCCGCCCATCTGGGCTACTCGGCCCTGGCCCTGGGCGGCAAGCGCCTGGGCCAGCTCAGCGCCGAGCAGGCGCGGCAATGCTATGCCGGCATCGCGCCGGCCCTGGTGCAGCGCTATGGCGAGCAGGCGGATATGCAGGTCTTTGCCCAGCTGCTGTTCCGCATGGCGGCCGGGGAGGACGCGGCCGAGGCCGAGTTCCTGGACCAGTGGCACGGCTTTCTGGCCTCGCACCAGCTCTGA
- a CDS encoding DegT/DnrJ/EryC1/StrS aminotransferase family protein: MTYRFPLATSSWGAEEYAAMAGVIASGHFTMGEKVATFERDFARYTGSKYCVMVNSGSSANLLMTAALCYTRNERLKLQRGDEVIVPAVSWPTTYYPLHQYGLKLKFVDIDPETLNYDLAALATAIGPRTRAIMIVNLLGNPNDFEAIRGLIAGRDIVLMEDNCESMGATYKGRQTGTFGVVGSFSAFFSHHISTMEGGLVVTDDEELYHVMLSLRAHGWTRNLPKHNHVCGTKSDDPFEESFRFVLPGYNLRPLELSGALGIEQVKRLPGLIAARRANGRALQAAFADHPRLMIQRELGESSWFGFALTIRPGAGSRRELVTALQEAGFECRPVVAGNFAKNTVVQYFDHQVHGTLRHAEYLDQHSLFVGNHHYPIPEAVEALSRIWR, from the coding sequence ATGACTTACCGCTTTCCGCTCGCAACATCGTCCTGGGGCGCCGAGGAGTACGCGGCCATGGCCGGCGTCATCGCCAGCGGCCACTTCACCATGGGCGAGAAGGTGGCCACCTTCGAGCGTGACTTCGCGCGCTACACCGGCTCCAAGTACTGCGTGATGGTGAACTCGGGCTCCTCGGCCAATCTCTTGATGACCGCGGCCCTGTGCTACACCCGGAACGAGCGCCTGAAGCTGCAGCGTGGCGACGAGGTGATCGTGCCGGCCGTCTCCTGGCCCACCACCTACTACCCGCTGCACCAGTACGGCCTGAAGCTCAAGTTCGTGGACATCGACCCCGAGACCCTGAACTACGATCTGGCGGCCCTGGCCACGGCCATCGGCCCGCGCACCCGGGCCATCATGATCGTGAACCTGCTGGGCAATCCGAATGACTTCGAGGCCATCCGCGGCCTGATCGCCGGGCGCGACATCGTGCTGATGGAAGACAACTGCGAGTCCATGGGGGCCACCTACAAGGGCCGCCAGACCGGCACCTTCGGTGTGGTGGGCAGCTTCAGCGCCTTCTTCTCGCACCACATCTCCACCATGGAGGGCGGCCTGGTCGTCACCGACGACGAGGAGCTCTACCATGTGATGCTCTCGCTGCGCGCCCATGGCTGGACGCGCAATCTGCCCAAGCACAACCATGTCTGCGGCACCAAGAGCGACGACCCCTTCGAGGAAAGCTTCCGCTTCGTGCTGCCGGGCTACAACCTGCGGCCGCTGGAGCTCTCGGGCGCTCTGGGCATCGAGCAGGTCAAGCGCCTGCCGGGCCTGATTGCTGCGCGCCGGGCCAATGGCCGCGCATTGCAGGCCGCGTTCGCCGACCATCCGCGCCTGATGATCCAGCGCGAGCTGGGCGAGAGCAGCTGGTTCGGCTTTGCCCTGACCATACGCCCCGGTGCCGGCAGCCGCCGCGAGCTGGTGACGGCGCTGCAGGAGGCGGGCTTCGAGTGCCGCCCGGTGGTGGCGGGCAATTTCGCCAAGAACACGGTGGTGCAGTACTTCGACCATCAGGTTCATGGCACGTTGCGCCACGCCGAGTACCTGGACCAGCACAGCCTCTTTGTGGGCAATCACCACTACCCCATCCCCGAGGCCGTGGAGGCCCTGAGCCGGATCTGGCGCTGA
- a CDS encoding GNAT family N-acetyltransferase, producing the protein MLSLAPVTAEDFEPMLELRMAALRESLERLGRFDLQRGRERLAAQFEPAAMRHIERDGERIGFLTLKPLADGAGLRLEHLYLRPGAQGQGAGAWALDWVKRHGQDVSLSALKLSDANRFYLRHGFEVVGESEFDIDYRWKAPV; encoded by the coding sequence ATGCTGAGCCTGGCGCCGGTGACGGCCGAGGATTTCGAGCCCATGCTGGAGCTGCGCATGGCGGCCCTGCGCGAGAGCCTGGAGCGCCTGGGGCGCTTCGATCTGCAGCGCGGGCGCGAGCGCCTGGCCGCCCAGTTCGAGCCGGCCGCGATGCGGCATATCGAGCGGGACGGCGAGCGCATCGGCTTTCTCACGCTCAAGCCCCTGGCCGATGGGGCTGGGCTGAGGCTGGAACATCTCTATCTGCGGCCCGGCGCCCAGGGGCAGGGTGCCGGCGCCTGGGCCCTGGACTGGGTCAAGCGTCATGGCCAGGATGTGAGCCTGTCGGCGCTCAAGCTGAGCGATGCCAACCGCTTCTATCTGCGCCACGGCTTCGAGGTGGTGGGCGAGAGCGAGTTCGATATCGACTACCGCTGGAAGGCCCCGGTGTGA